GCGGATGCGGTTCTTGCGCATCTTGCCGGCCGTGTGACCGAGGATCTCATGGCCGTTCTCAAGCTCGACGCGGAACATGGCATTGGGCAGCAGTTCGACCACCCGGCCCCGCATCTCGAGCAATTCTTCCTTGGCCAAGCGATTTCCTTTTGTTGTGCGCGAAAAGTCGCGGAGCCTTAGCCGCGACCCGCCGAAAAGGGAAGGCGGACGGTTAGGCCGGGTTGTACTTGTCGAGGAAGGCTTTGAGCTTCTTCAGGAACTCAAGCCTGTCTTCGCTGCGACTGAAATGGTGATCACCAAGCTTCTGCTCAAGATATTCATATGGTTTGCCAGCTTTTTGCAACTCGCTCACCAGCATCCGCGACTGCTTCACTGGGACGCGCTTGTCCTTGATCCCGTGTGCGATGAGGATTGGGGCGCCAAACTCCGCAGCATGAAACCTGGGAGAGACGGCCGAAAAGTCTGACGCCTGCTTTTTCCAATAGCTCTCAACTCCTTTGCCGAGCAGGTTCCTATCGTAGCGGAGCATCGCGCCAAGATCGGAGATTCCGGCGTAGGAAACGGCACAGCGATAGTGCGGAAAGTCACGCTGCGCCGCGCGCATTGCCGCATATCCGCCATAGGAGCCGCCAACGATGCAGACTCGCTTGGGGTCGATCACCCCCTGATCGGCCAGATGGGTGATCGCGTCGATCAGGTCGTCCTGCATCTTCAGACCCCACTGACCATTGCCGAGGTCATGGAAGGCCGTCCCGTAGCCGGTTGAACCGCGATAGTTCGGTTTGATCACTACATAACCCTGCTCGGCAAGGAATTGCGACCACCAGTCATATTCCTCAGAGTCACGAGCGCCGGGGCCGCCATGAGGCATCACGATGAGCGGCAGGTTCTTCGCCGACCGGCCCCGCGGCATGGTCAGTACGGCCTCGATATTCGTCCCGTCGCGCGCCTTGTAGCGAACCGTCGACACCTGAGAGAGCTTTCGGTTTGTAAGGATTTCGCTGTTCCACGAGATGCGCTGCATCTCTGCGAAGTCCGTGTCCCAGTAGTAAATCGCGCCGGCCTGCGAAGGATCTCCCACCTCGACCAGCAGCTTTTTGCGATCACAATTCCATGAGACGATGCGCGCATTGCCCGGCCCCAGCGACTTGTCCAAGTCGCCCTGAATTTCCTTCAGATAAGGGTCGAACCATTCATAGAACTTGCGGTTGCGGGCGATCCCCACCGCCGCAACGTCGTTTCCTGCCGCTGTGGCGACGAGAGTATCGACGTCGTAACGATCGTCCCCGAAGACCTTTTTCCCGAGCTTGAAGGTCGGCAGCTCCATTTCGTAAAGCGCGTCCCGACCCTCGCCATCGTCGAAGGCAAGTGCCGTTCCGTCGGTCCTGAAGACAACGGGCTCCGGGATGGAGTCCGCCTCACGTCCCGCCAGCTTTATCTTGTGGAAGTCGTCGCTAGCGGACGCTCGGTAGATGCCGCCGCGCTTCTTGCCTTCGTCCCAGATGACTCCGTAGCGGACGACCCCGTTTGAATCGGCGCTCCAGTTCCAAACACCATCGTGGGAGTAGACGACCTGTTTCGCTTTCCCCGTCGAAATGTCGACGTCGAACACGCTGGGGTACCATTCCGATTCGGTTTTAATCCCAGTCTCCTTCGACAGGAGGAGGCGAGGCGATCCGTCCTGCGCAATCCATATGACATCGTCGGCAACGAGGCCGGTCCGCTGAGGGTCGACGGCCAGCATCTTTTTCATGTCGGCGCTCACCCCAACGATGCTCGTCGCGTAGAGGTCTTCGCCGTACAGGTTTACCTCGTCGCCGACGCCGACGACGATCCAGTCGTTATTGACCCACCGCCACCAATTGATGTCGATGTCGCTCTGCGCCATCGAGACTGGCGCACCGCCGAACAAAGATTTGACCAGGAGAACCTGTTTTCCGCGGACCGCGATCTTTGCAACAATCTTGGTCCCGTCTGGCGACAGATCTGGCGATTCAATCGTCGGCAGCTCCGCGAAAGCCTCGATGGGCACCGCATCCGGCAATGGGCCCGCCAGTCCGCGTGCACTGGCGAACAGCGCCAGCCCACTAATCAGCACAGATTTACGCACGAACGCCTCCCCCTGACTCGGCGGGGCGATGCTAACATTCGTCAATCAAAAGAAAAGGCTGGAACGACGAAGCTCAGATCGTGAGGACGGTCGATCCGCTGGTCTTGCGCGCCTCCAGCGCGCGGTGGGCTTCGGCAGCGTCCTTGAGCGCGAAGCGTTGCTTGATCTCGACCTTCACCTTGCCGCTCGCGACTATATCGAAGAGTTCGTTGGCTGAGGTCTCAAGCTCCGCGCGCGTAATGGCATAGTCGTAAAGCGTCGGGCGGGTCAGGAAGAGCGAGCCTTTCTGCGCGAGGATGGTCGTCGGGAACGGCTCCACTGGCCCGGAAGCATTGCCGTAGCTGACCATCATTCCGCGGCGAGCAAGGCAGTCGAGTGACTTCATGAAGGTGTCCTTGCCGACGCCGTCGTAGACGACGGGCACCTTGTTGCCGTCGGTGATGCGTGCGACCTCGGCGACGAAGTCTTGCCGGGTGTAGACGATTGGATAGTCGCATCCGTGAGCGCGGGCGAGCTCGGCCTTCTCGTCGCTGCCGACCGTGCCGATGACCGTTGCGCCGAGCTCCTTCGCCCACTGGCAGAGGATCAGGCCGACGCCGCCTGCCGCCGCCTGGACGAGGATGGTCTCGCCAGCCTGGACGCGATGGACCGAGCGGAGAAGCATTTGCGCGGTCATACCCTGGAGCATCATCGCTGCGGCTTGCTCGGACGAGATGGTGTCCGGCAGCTTTACAAGCCGGTCGGCGTCGATCAGCCGGTCTTCTGCATAGCCGCCGATCGGGCCGCCGTAGGCAACGCGGTCGTCTTCCTTCAGACCCTTGACCCCGTCGCCGACGGCAACGACCACGCCCGCGCCTTCAACGCCTGGCGTGAACGGGAGGGGCTGCGGGTACAGTCCCGTGCGGTGATAAACGTCGATGAAGTTGAGGCCCGCGGCTTCCTGGCGCAGGCGAACTTGGCCGGGACCGGGCTTGCCCACTTCTATCTCTTCCCACTTGAGAACTTCGGGGCCGCCCGTCTGATGGACTCGGATTGCGTGAGGCATGACCGTGCTTCAACGCCCGTCGAGCGCAAAAGAAAAGCCCCGCCGCAGGATCTCCGCGGCGGGGCCTATCTTTTCGAAGGTCGGCGGCCTAGTGCGCCGCCGCCAGCGCCGCGAGCAGAAGCAGCGCGACGATGTTTGTGATCTTGATCATCGGATTGACGGCTGGTCCGGCGGTGTCCTTGTAAGGATCGCCGACGGTGTCGCCGGTCACGGCAGCCTTGTGAGCCTCCGAGCCTTTGCCGCCGTAGTTGCCGTCTTCGATGTACTTCTTGGCATTGTCCCAGGCGCCGCCGCCGCTGGTCATCGAAATGGCGACGAACAGGCCGGAAACGATGACGCCGAGAAGCAGGGCGCCGAGCGCCGCGAAGCCCGACGCCTGACCTGCAACCAACGTGATCAGGAAGTAGACAGCGATTGGCGTCAACACCGGAAGCAGCGAGGGCAGGATCATTTCCCTGATCGCGGCCTTGGTGACGAGGTCGACGGTGCGGCCGTAGTTGGGCCGAACGGTGCCTTCCATGATCCCCGGATTGTCGCGGAACTGCTGGCGGACATCCTCAACCACCGAGCCGGCGGCGCGGCCGACCGCGGTCATGCCGAATGCGCCAAAGCTGTAGGGCAACAATGCGCCGAGCAGCAGGCCGACGATCACGTACGGGTTGGACAGAGAGAAATCGACGGCAACGTCCGGGAAGAATTCCCGAAGGTCCGTCGTGTAGGCCCCGAACAGCACTAACGCAGCAAGCGCTGCCGAGCCGATGGCATAGCCCTTGGTCACAGCCTTGGTGGTGTTGCCGACTGCATCGAGAGCGTCGGTGCGCGTCCGCACGTCCTCTTCGAGCCCAGCCATTTCGGCGATGCCGCCGGCGTTGTCGGTGACCGGGCCATAAGCGTCGAGCGCAACGACCATGCCGGCCATGGCCAGCATCGACGTTGCACCAAAGGCGACGCCGATCACGCCCGCGAGCTGGTAGGCAGCGATCACCGCGATGACGATTGCGACCGTCGGCAGCGCCGTCGATTCAAGACTGATCGCGAGGCCCTGGATGACGTTGGTGCCGTGGCCCGTCTGCGACGCCTTCGCGATGCTCTGCACCGGGCGGTAATTGGTGCCGGTGTAATATTCGGTGATCCACACCAGAAGACCGGTGAGACCCAGTCCGATCAGCATGCAGTAGAAAAGCTTCATGCCGGTCAGCTGGATTTCGGCATCGCCGACACCCGGGATCGACGCCACAACGGCGTTCATGTCCCCCAGCACATATTGCGTGACCGGGTAAGCGAGGACCGCTCCGAGCACGGCCGACGTCCAGAAACCCTTGTAGAGCGCGCCCATGATCGAGCCCTTGCCGAGCCGGACCATGTAGGTGCCGATGACCGACGTCACGATGCAAAGGCCGCCGATGATCAGCGGCAGGCTCATCAGCTTCATCAGCATCTCGCCATCGCCGCCGGTTACGGTCAGCGCGATCGACACCATCGTAACGCCAAGCGTCACGACGTAGGTCTCGAACAGATCGGCAGCCATGCCTGCGCAGTCGCCGACATTATCGCCGACGTTGTCGGCAATGGTCGCCGGGTTGCGTGGATCGTCTTCGGGAATTCCGGCCTCGACCTTGCCGACCAGGTCGGCGCCGACGTCCGCGGCCTTAGTGAAGATACCGCCGCCAAGGCGGGCGAAGATCGAGATCAGCGAGGCGCCGAACGCGAGCGCAACGAGCGCGTCGACGACAACGCGGTCATTGGGCGCGTGGCCGGCGACCGCGGTGAGATAATAAAAAAAGACCGAGATCGCGAGCAGGCCAAGACCGGCGACCAACATGCCGGTGATGGCGCCCGACCGGAAAGCCATGGTCAGACCGCCCTGCAACGACGTCCGGGCGGCTTCGGCCGTGCGGACATTGGCCCTCACCGACACGTTCATGCCGACGAAGCCCGTCACGCCCGACAGGAGCGCGCCGATCAGGAAGCCGATCGCGGAGACCGGGCCGAGAAAATAATAGACGAGGGCGACGACGACGACGCCGACGATGGCGATGGTGCGATACTGGCGGGCGAGGTACGCCTGCGCGCCTTCCTGCACAGCGCTGGCGATGTCGCGCATCCGTTCGTTACCGGCAGGCGCCTTCAGCACCTGCATGGTGGTCACAACCCCGTAGAGAACGGCAATGACGCCGCAAATAATGGCGATAAGCAGCAGGTTCATGAGTTCAAGCTTCCCCGTTTCTTGAATCAGGCTGTTGCGGCCTGATCGCGGCCGCCCCCTGGACGGCGCCGGTTTTAGGAAGCGTTTGCGCGGCTTGCAACCGCGCCGGCTAAACGGTGGTTTAGCGGATCAGAAGCGCGAGCATCATGCCCGAAGCCAGGCCGCTAATGCCGATGAGCCACTGGCGGAGCGGATGACCCCCGATGCTGATCGTGCGAATGCTCAAAGCCCAACCTTTCCGGCAATGCGACGGGCTTTCCCTCACTGATCAGCCGCACGGTTGGCGGGCCGGACTCGAGGGTCCCGATGCGTTCGATCGTCGTGCCTTCTGGTAAAGAAAGTGTTGACGGGTCGGCATGCGGAGGCAGGGCGGCGAGCAATGCATAGTCGTCGCCGCCGGTTGCGGCGAACAGACGGGACTTCAAATCATCCCCCTGCGCTTCGATGAAAGCGGCCGAAAGCGGCAACGTATCCAGGTCGATGCGCAAGGTGCAGCGGCTTGCCTCGGCCATCCGCTTGGCGTCGAGCAACAATCCGTCCGATACGTCCATCATCGCATTGGCTTGCGGCGCAACCGCGTGGCCGGCGGTGAGGAGCGGGACCGGGCGGCGATAGATCTCGACCAGTGGGCCGCTGGCGTGACGGTCCTTGCGCAGCTGGGCAAGCCCGGCCGCTGCCTCACCGATTGTGCCGATTAGCCAGAGATGGTCCCCGGCCTTGCCGCCGGCGCGATCGGGAACGTGCTTTCCTGCCTTGCCGATGGCGGTCAGTCCAAGCACCCGCGGCGCGCCGTCAGGCAGCGCGATGGTATCGCCGCCGATCAACGGCAGCCCGTAACTTTCGCAGGCGGCCTCGATCCCGCTGAGGAAATCGACCTCCCACTTGCCGGAGCTCGTAATGGTAAGCGACAGCAGTGCGGCCATCGGGCTCGCGCCCTTCGCGGCGAGATCCGACAGATTTACCGCAACCAGCTTCCAGCCAACGCTGCCGGCCGGATCGGAACTGAGGAAGTGAACGCCCTCCGCGATGGTGTCGTGCGTGACGACCAGCCCGCCAAGAACGGCGACGTCATCGAGCAGGCCGCGCGCCTCGGGCGAGGTCGCAATCCGCCGCAGTCTGGCAATCACTTCACCTTCGCGCATGCACTACTCCGCTCGCGCCGGCCGAGCCTCCTTGGCGATGGCGTCGAGGAGACCGTTGACGAAGCCGCTCTCGCGCTTGTCGTAGAAAGCGTGCGCGACGTCGACATATTCGGAAATGACCGAGCCGACCGGTACGTCCGCGCGGGCGATTAACTCATAGGCGCCGGCGCGGAGAATGGCGCGCATCGGGCGGTCAAGACGCTCGAGGCTCCAGCCTTCGGCAAGCCGGTCGCCAATCAACTTGTCGATCTCCTCCCGACGAGCGTCGGCGCCTGCGACGATATCGTCGAAGAAGTCGCGCTCGGCCTGGTGATAGGTTTCATCCTCAATCGTCGCGCCAAGGCGATGGTCGTGAAACTCCTTGAGCAGGCGGGGCAGCGGCGTGCCCTCCATTTCCTGCTGGTAGATGGCCTGGACCGCGGCGAGGCGGGCGGCTGATCGTGACTTGGAACGAGTCTGGCTCATGCAGCGGGGGCCCTAGCCGCCACCTGCGCGGCAAGGAAGGGGCGCAGCGCCGCGGCGACCTCTTGGCCGGCTTCCCACGGCGCGAAATGGCCCGCGTCGGGCAGGCGGATGATCGTCAGGTCTTCCACCAGTGCGTCTAAGGGATCGAGCTGCAGCGGGAGAAGCGCGGTGTCTTTCATTCCCCAGATGACAAGCGTCGGCACCTTCACTTTCGGGAACGCGCGCAGGAGCAAGTCGGGCAGGGGTACGCTCACGCCTGGCGGAGGAACGACGACCTTCGACCCGCGATACCAATTGAGCATCGCGGTCAGGCCGCCGGGCTGCGACCATTCGGCGATATATTGCTGCTTCTCGGCTTCGGGCATCTTCGACAAGTCGACATGCTTGGCGAATGTCTTCTCGAAGAAGGCGGGAAAGCCCATCGCCTCGACGGCCTGCTCGAAGCCGGGCGTGCGGAAGGCGGTCATGTATTGCGAGGCGGCGCGCTGCGCCGCGTCCTCGATCAGGCTTTTCTGAAATACGACGGGGTGGGGCGCATTGATGATCGCCAACCGGGTCAGTCGGGGATCGCTGCGCAACGCCGCGCCCCAGGCGATCGCTCCGCCCCAGTCGTGGCCGACCAGCGCGAAGCTCTCGACCCCAAGCTTGTCGGCGAGCGCGAACACCTCGTCGATCAATGTCTCGGACTTGTAAGCCTCGACCTCCTGCGGCCGATCCGATCCCGCGAAACCGCGCTGGTCCGGCATGACGAGGTAGAAATCGTCCTCAAGCAGTGGCGCAATCTCGCGCCAGGTGCGGTGCGATTCCGGAAAACCGTGGAGGAATATGACGGCGGGTTTCGCTGGATCGCCGGCAAGCGCGACGTTGAGGGTCGCGCCCGTCCTCAGGCTCAGGCGCCGGAAGTCCGTCACGGATAGCTGACCGTTTTGGGCACCTCGGGGATGGGAATGAATTCTTGGTCGTCGCCGGGAATGAGCGGGAAGCGCAGCGCCTTCCAGTCGTCCTTGGCCTGGTTGATGCGATCGCGCGACGAGGAGACGAAGTTCCAGAACACATAGCGGCGGGTGGTGAAGGCCTGACCGCCCATCAGCATCAAACGGCCGCCGGCTGCGCTGGCGAGCGCCGCTTCATGGCCGGGCCGCAGGACGTAAAGCGCAAACGGATCGAGCGGCTGGCCGTCCAGTGTCACCTCGCCGCCGACTAGCATCACGGCGCGCTCGTCCGCGCCGGCCTCAATTGGGATCGACCCACCAGCGGCGAGCTCGATGTCCGCATAAAGGGTGGGCGAATGCTGCGGCGTCGCAGCAGTTGCGCCCCACAAAGTGCCCATCAGCACGCGCGCTCGTGCCGCGCCATCTTCCACGAACGGAAGGCCATCAGCGGCGACATGATCGAACGCTGGTGCGACCTCCTCGCCGCCATCGGGCAGCGCTAGCCAGGTCTGCATGCCATAGAGGCTCGGGCCTCCCGGCCGTAGGGCCTGCGGAGAGCGCTCGGAATGGACGATGCCGGTGCCCGCCGTCATCAGGTTTATCGCACCAGGCTCGATCACCTGATGCGAACCGATGCTGTCGCGATGCTCGATCGCGCCGTCGAACAAATAGGTGACCGTGGCGAGGTTGATGTGCGGGTGTGGGCGGACGTCCATGCCCTGTCCCGCCGGAAGCCGCGCCGGCCCGAACTCGTCAACGAAGATGAAGGGGCCGACCATCGTCCGCTCACGTGCAGGAAGCACCCGGTTGACCTTGAAGTCACCGAGGTCGTGGGTGACCGGCGTGATGGTCTGCAGGACGGGGCTTTCGATTGTCGCCATCATTCTTCTCCCGGCGCGGTTGCACGGATCGACAATGCGTGGACTCGGCTTTCCATCAGGTCGCCGATGGCGGCATAGATCATCCGTTGCCGCTGCACACGATTCTTGCCCGCGAAGGCCGGGCTTTCGATCTGCAAGCTGAAGTGGCTTTCCCCCGACGGATTGTAGCCGCCGTGCCCGCGATGCTGCTCGCTGTCGTCAACAAGCTGGATGGAAGCCGGCGAAATCGCCGAGTTGAGGCGTCGGAGCATTTCAGCTGCGACCGGTCCGGTTTCAGAGGCGTTCATTGCACCTATATAGTGGTGTTCAATGGTGACTAAACAATCCAGATGGCACGGGCGGGTCGAGGGGGCGCAGGCGAACTGTGCCGTCCCTGGCTGCGATGGGCCCGGCGAGTTCAAGGCCCCGCTCCAACCCGCGGATTTCGACGGACCGGGGGCGTGGCGTTTCCTGTGCCTCGATCACATCCGGGAGCACAATGCGAAGTACAACTTCTTCGATGGCATGAGTCCGGACGAAATCCACGAAGCTCAATCGCCGCTTGGCGGCTGGGAACGGCCAAGCCGCCGCTTCGCCGCAAACGGTGCGGACCCGCCGCCCAAGTGGAGCGACTTCGCCGATCCGCTCGATGCGATCACGGGCCGCTTCGGAAACATCCGCGAGCGTGCCAAGCCGTCGCGCTTCAGCAAGGACGAGCGGCGGGCGCTCGACGTGCTCGGGCTCGGCGAGGATGCTGACCGGCATGCGATCCGCCAGCGCTATTCCGGGCTCGTCCGGCGCTACCACCCCGACAAGAATGGCGGGGACAGATCGCATGAGGGCAAGCTCACCGAGGTGATCGCCGCCTATCAGCTGCTCAGGAAATTGCCCGCCTTCGCTTAATCGCGGTCGGGCGCGCCCGGCGGGAAATAGGGCCGGAAGTAGCGCGCGTCCTCGACGCATCGGCTGACTGGCGGAAGCGCCAGCAGCTCGGCGCGCAACGCCGCCAGTCGTGGGCAATCCTCGGGAATGCGCTCGACCCAATCCGCGTAGAACAGCGACGGCGCCGCTGCGCTTGTTACGATCGACACGTGCGGCGGCAGCTTGTTGTCCGTCAGCCAGCGCTCCAGCCAGGCGTAGGCCTGGCGAAGTCCTCGTTTGCCCGCCTGGATTTCCTTGCTGTCAGGCGTTTCCCTCGGTCCGGCCATCGGATTGTCGCGATCGAGGAAATAGGCGGCCACGACCCGGTTCATGTTCGCCATTACATAATTGTCGAACACGCGGTCGAGCATCCTGGCGGTGATCGCCTCGTCAGGATCCGCGGGAATCAGCGGTGCCGGGCCGGGGTGGTGCACTGCAAGATATTCGATGATGCTGGTGGCCTCGATCACCGTCCTGTCGCCATCGACGAGCACTGGGAATTTGCCTGCGGCATGCACGCGCTTGAGGAACTTGCCCTGCTCCTCATCGCCGGGGTTGAGCGACCGGAAGTCGAACGGCGTTTCATTGGCGTAGAGCGGAATCAGCGCTTTCCAAGTGTAGCTGCTGAACGGGTGGCCGTAGAGTTCCAGGCTCACGAATTGTACTCCAGCTTGGGATACCAGTCCGTGCCGCGGCCGCCGGGCGTCAGGTCGAGGATGTTCCACAGCGGCGTCGGGTCGGGCGCCATGTGCGGATCGAAGCCTGGATCGGCGGTTTCCGGTCCGCCCTCAGCGGCCCAGAACAGGCGCACCTTGTCGCCTTCGCGCTTCCATACCTGGACCATTGCCCATTCGCTGCCGTCGTCGCCGAGCCCTCGATAGTCGCGCGCGAAATCGTCGCCGACCGACTGGTAGAATTTGAGATGATCCCAGCCGCGTTCGCGCGCGAACTCGAGCTGCCGCGCCACCGGCGAGCGGCCGATGATGGCGAGCGCGACGCGCTGTTCGATATCAACCGACGGGATGTCGAGCGAACCGACAAACGAGGTGCACATCGGGCAGGGACGCTCGCGCTCCGGCCCATACATCCAGAAATAGCTGAAGAGCGTGTCGTGGTGGCCGAACAGATCGGCAAGCCGATGCTCCTTTCCGTCGGCGTCGAGGAAGCGGTATCTGTCGCTGGCCTCACCGCCGGGAGGAAGCGCGCGGCGCAATTCGGCAACCCGCAGGTTTTGACGGCGAAGCTCGATTTCCTCGGCGAGAAGCTTGGTCCGAGCGTCGCGGTATTCGTCGCTCTCGTTGGGAAAGGGCTTGCTGCTCGCCCTCGCCATCGCTGCTGCGTCACGCAACTCGCTCATGCATCCTCCCGTGCGAATTTCTCGCGCCGTTTCAATTCGGCTTCGCTGGGCTCTTTGGTGGCGAAGGAACCGATCGGCACATCGCCGCCCGGCTCGTAGGCGAGGAAGGCGACGCCCTTGTTGGAGACGAAACTTTCGACGAGCTTGAGCGCCTCGGGCATTTGCGAGCCGTTGAAGATCCCTTTTCCTTTACCGAGCACGACCGGGAAGACCATCACGACCAAGCGATCGATAAGGCCGGCCGCGAGCAGCGGAACGTAGAGCGTGCTGCTGCCCTGGATAAGCAAATCCCGTCCTTCGCTTCGCTTAAGCTCGGCAACGGCGTTGGCCGCGTCACCGGACAACTTGTGGCTGTTGTCCCAGGTCAGCGGTGCGTCCGAATGGGTCAGTACGTACTTGTTGATGCGCTGAAACTTCGCGCCGATCGGGTCGTCCTGGTCGTGCGGCCAGAAAGCGGAGAAAATGTCGTAGGTCCGCTTGCCCAGCAGCAGATCGTAATCGGCGTTGATCACCTTGCCGAACGGCTGCTCGAGGCTTTCGTCCCAGAAGTCAAACGACCAGCCGCCGAGCCGGAAACCGCCCGTCGGATCTTCCTCCGGCCCACCCGGCGCCTGCATGACGCCGTCGAGCGACTGGAAAACGGCGCCGGTGAGCTTACGCATCGGCCGGTGCCCCGGCGAGCGCGGCTTCGATCGTGGCGATGTCGATCTTCCGCATGGTCATCATCGCCTCGAGCGCGCGCTTGGCAGCCGCCTTGTCGGAACTGGTGGTGGCATCGAGAAGGACTCGTGGCGTGATCTGCCACGAATAACCCCACTTGTCCTTGCACCAGCCGCACGCGCTTTCCTGCCCGCCATTCTGCGTGATGGCGTTCCAGTAGCGGTCGGTTTCTTCCTGGTTCTCGGTAACGACCATGAAGCTGACGGATTCGTTCGGCTTGAAGTTCGGGCCGCCGTTCAAGCCCACGAATTCGCGACCAAGAAGGGTGAACTCGACTGTCAGCTCAGCGCCCTCCGAACCGCCGGGAAAGTCGCCGGGGGCGCGGTTGACCCTGCCGACCTTGGTGTCGGGAAATGTCGCTGCGTAGAATGCGGCGGCCTTGCTCGCCTCGCCGTGATCGAACCACAGGCACGTCGTCATCTTGTTCCTCATGCTTTCCTCCTCTTATTCGCCGCCGACGAGCGCAAACTCCGCGCCCTGCGGGTCGGAACCGATGACGATGTAATCGCCGGTCGGAACCTGATGGGGACCCATGTGGATGGAGCCGCCGGCCGCCTCCGCGCGCTGCTTTGCCGCCGAGATGGAAGGGACGCGGAAGTAGAAGCGCCAGTGCGGATGCTGGTTGGGGTCGGCGTTGAAAAGTGCGCCAAGACGCGTGCCGCTGTAATCCCAGAAG
This portion of the Sphingomonas limnosediminicola genome encodes:
- a CDS encoding glutathione S-transferase family protein encodes the protein MSLELYGHPFSSYTWKALIPLYANETPFDFRSLNPGDEEQGKFLKRVHAAGKFPVLVDGDRTVIEATSIIEYLAVHHPGPAPLIPADPDEAITARMLDRVFDNYVMANMNRVVAAYFLDRDNPMAGPRETPDSKEIQAGKRGLRQAYAWLERWLTDNKLPPHVSIVTSAAAPSLFYADWVERIPEDCPRLAALRAELLALPPVSRCVEDARYFRPYFPPGAPDRD
- a CDS encoding dihydrofolate reductase family protein; translated protein: MRKLTGAVFQSLDGVMQAPGGPEEDPTGGFRLGGWSFDFWDESLEQPFGKVINADYDLLLGKRTYDIFSAFWPHDQDDPIGAKFQRINKYVLTHSDAPLTWDNSHKLSGDAANAVAELKRSEGRDLLIQGSSTLYVPLLAAGLIDRLVVMVFPVVLGKGKGIFNGSQMPEALKLVESFVSNKGVAFLAYEPGGDVPIGSFATKEPSEAELKRREKFAREDA
- a CDS encoding VOC family protein; the encoded protein is MRNKMTTCLWFDHGEASKAAAFYAATFPDTKVGRVNRAPGDFPGGSEGAELTVEFTLLGREFVGLNGGPNFKPNESVSFMVVTENQEETDRYWNAITQNGGQESACGWCKDKWGYSWQITPRVLLDATTSSDKAAAKRALEAMMTMRKIDIATIEAALAGAPADA
- a CDS encoding DnaJ domain-containing protein: MTKQSRWHGRVEGAQANCAVPGCDGPGEFKAPLQPADFDGPGAWRFLCLDHIREHNAKYNFFDGMSPDEIHEAQSPLGGWERPSRRFAANGADPPPKWSDFADPLDAITGRFGNIRERAKPSRFSKDERRALDVLGLGEDADRHAIRQRYSGLVRRYHPDKNGGDRSHEGKLTEVIAAYQLLRKLPAFA
- a CDS encoding DUF899 family protein, yielding MSELRDAAAMARASSKPFPNESDEYRDARTKLLAEEIELRRQNLRVAELRRALPPGGEASDRYRFLDADGKEHRLADLFGHHDTLFSYFWMYGPERERPCPMCTSFVGSLDIPSVDIEQRVALAIIGRSPVARQLEFARERGWDHLKFYQSVGDDFARDYRGLGDDGSEWAMVQVWKREGDKVRLFWAAEGGPETADPGFDPHMAPDPTPLWNILDLTPGGRGTDWYPKLEYNS